In Rhizobium sp. WSM4643, the following are encoded in one genomic region:
- a CDS encoding Zn-dependent hydrolase has translation MSRNLPVNASRIADDIEALAGITEPGHPWTRRAFSPLFLDGRAYIEARMKAAGLETRIDAAGNLIGRRTGRKPWLGTIMAGSHSDTVPDGGRFDGIAGVISALEVARALRDQNIELDHDLEIVDFLAEEVSIFGVSCIGSRGMTGQLPEAWLSRVSDGRDLAKGIAEVGGRPDVLMQQNRPDIAGFLELHIEQGPVLEAEKEDIGIVTAISGITRIEITVEGRADHAGTTPMDRRADALVAASQLVLDIRNAAAEFAKTPGHFAATVGEFTIEPNAANVVPSKVVLLIDGRAEIRADMQAFCRWLDGHVEKLAGAYGVTIKTPNRVSDNQPTPGDAGLLSILEAACERVGAKHRRMASGAGHDTAWIAKVAPAAMIFVPCRDGRSHSADEWADNDDIALGAAVLFEAVREMDKGLINRGLNQEKANGTHTR, from the coding sequence ATGAGCCGCAATCTTCCCGTCAATGCCAGCCGGATCGCTGACGATATCGAGGCGCTGGCCGGGATTACCGAGCCGGGGCATCCCTGGACGCGGCGAGCCTTCTCGCCGCTCTTCCTCGACGGGCGGGCCTATATCGAAGCGCGGATGAAGGCGGCGGGACTGGAAACACGGATCGATGCCGCCGGCAATCTGATCGGACGGCGGACAGGCCGGAAACCGTGGCTCGGCACGATCATGGCCGGTTCGCATTCCGACACGGTGCCGGATGGCGGCCGCTTTGACGGCATTGCCGGGGTGATCTCGGCGCTGGAGGTGGCGCGGGCGCTGCGCGATCAGAATATCGAACTCGATCACGATCTCGAAATCGTCGACTTCCTTGCCGAGGAGGTCAGCATCTTCGGCGTGTCCTGCATCGGCAGCCGCGGCATGACCGGCCAACTGCCGGAGGCCTGGCTTTCGCGCGTCAGCGACGGGCGCGACCTGGCCAAGGGCATCGCCGAGGTCGGCGGCCGACCTGACGTGCTGATGCAGCAGAACAGACCCGATATAGCAGGCTTTCTGGAGCTTCATATCGAACAGGGCCCGGTGCTCGAAGCTGAAAAGGAGGATATCGGCATCGTCACCGCGATATCGGGCATCACCCGCATCGAGATCACCGTCGAAGGGCGGGCCGACCATGCCGGCACGACGCCGATGGACCGCCGGGCGGACGCGCTGGTGGCGGCGTCACAGCTGGTGCTCGATATCCGCAATGCCGCCGCCGAATTTGCCAAAACGCCGGGGCATTTCGCAGCGACGGTTGGCGAATTCACGATCGAGCCGAACGCCGCCAATGTCGTGCCTTCGAAGGTGGTGCTGCTGATCGATGGCCGTGCCGAAATCCGCGCCGACATGCAGGCATTCTGCCGCTGGCTCGACGGCCATGTCGAAAAGCTGGCGGGGGCCTATGGCGTGACGATCAAAACGCCGAACCGGGTTTCCGACAATCAGCCGACGCCTGGCGATGCCGGGCTGCTGTCGATCTTGGAGGCTGCCTGCGAACGGGTCGGCGCGAAACATCGGCGCATGGCCTCCGGCGCGGGGCACGATACGGCCTGGATCGCCAAGGTGGCGCCGGCGGCGATGATCTTCGTGCCCTGCCGGGACGGCCGCAGCCATTCGGCCGACGAGTGGGCAGACAACGACGATATCGCACTCGGCGCCGCCGTGCTTTTCGAGGCGGTGCGCGAGATGGACAAGGGCTTGATTAACAGGGGCTTGAATCAGGAGAAGGCGAATGGGACGCATACTCGTTGA